The Gammaproteobacteria bacterium genome includes the window GCAGTCCCTGCCGAGACGCGCGCGGCCATGCGCGAGGCCGCCGGGCCGCCCGGCCAATGCCTGCTGCCGCCCGGCGCGGAGGAGCAGTGGCTGCTGCACCGGGTGCTGCGGGCCAAAGACGGACGCTCCCAGGCGTATGTCAACGGCAGCCCCGTTCCCCTGCGGGTGCTGCGGGAACTGCGGGCGCCGCTGGTCGAAGCGCAGGGGCAGCATGCCTACCACAGCCTGATGGCCCGCGACCAGCAGCGGCGCCTGCTCGACGCCTACGGCGACCACCGGGAACTGCTGGACAGAATCCGGGAATGCTGCCGGCAATGGGCGCAGGCGCAGCGGCGGCTCCAGGAAACCGGCAGCGGCGGGCAGTCCGGGCAGGAACTCGAGCTGTTGCGCTACCAAATCCGGGAACTGGAGGCGCTGCAAACGCCGGCGGGCGAGTACGCCGAATTGGAAAAGACGCACCGCCGCCTGGCCCACGCCGACTTCCTGGAACGGCAATGCCGGCAAACGCTGGAGCTCCTGGACCACGAGGAACACGGCGCCGCCAACCTGCTGGAACGCGCCGCGGGCGCCTTGCGGGAGGCGCGCGATCTGGACGAAAGACTGGGGCCGGCGACCGGACTAATCGAAGAAGCGGCGCTGCAGACGCGGGAAGCGACCAGCGGCCTGCGCCGGCACGTCGAAGGCATGGATTCCGAAGCGGCGCGGCTACAGGAGGCGGAGGCGCGGCTCGGCGCCCTGTGCGAGGCGGCGCGCAAGCACCGCATTCGTCCGGAGGAACTGCCGGAACGCCTGGAGTCGCTGCTGCGCCGGCTGGAAGACGCGGAACGCGGCGAGGAAGACCGCGCCCGCCTGAGCGAAGAACAGCGGCGCATCGTCTCGCGCTACCGGGAGCTGGCCGGGCAACTGAGCGACAAGCGGCAACAGGCGGCGCCCCGGCTGGCCCGGGAGGTCACCGACTGGCTGCGGCAACTCGGC containing:
- the recN gene encoding DNA repair protein RecN, which encodes MLKELQIRNFAVVAEMRLALREGLTVFTGETGVGKSIIVDALGLALGDRGDTRYIRPGQDRAEVIARFAVPAETRAAMREAAGPPGQCLLPPGAEEQWLLHRVLRAKDGRSQAYVNGSPVPLRVLRELRAPLVEAQGQHAYHSLMARDQQRRLLDAYGDHRELLDRIRECCRQWAQAQRRLQETGSGGQSGQELELLRYQIRELEALQTPAGEYAELEKTHRRLAHADFLERQCRQTLELLDHEEHGAANLLERAAGALREARDLDERLGPATGLIEEAALQTREATSGLRRHVEGMDSEAARLQEAEARLGALCEAARKHRIRPEELPERLESLLRRLEDAERGEEDRARLSEEQRRIVSRYRELAGQLSDKRQQAAPRLAREVTDWLRQLGMPNARFEVRVASRAAEQPRDAGWDEVEYQVAVNPGLPPGPLSKVASGGELSRICLALHNCGDRGRASTLVFDEVDVGIRGGVAELVGRLLRKLAENRQVLCITHLPQVASQGHRHLHVQKNDAGGTTRTSVTELDAETRIEEIARMLGGLRITPRTRAHAREMLASA